In Deinococcus misasensis DSM 22328, a single window of DNA contains:
- a CDS encoding DUF456 domain-containing protein — MTLAFLVFLVIWIVGVIGTFIPVVPATLLIFVGSVIATMIDGFQFSDFWFLLTLGIISVGIGLIDNITGAWGTRKYGGSPKAAWGAFWGSIVGIFLPMGLIVGPLGGAFLVEMYVEKKPVDQALKSAWGTLIGLVTGIAAKVVLHILIGIYELYRLWDPSRAIF, encoded by the coding sequence TCTGGTGATCTGGATTGTGGGCGTGATTGGCACTTTCATTCCGGTGGTGCCCGCAACCCTGTTGATTTTCGTTGGCTCGGTGATTGCCACCATGATCGATGGCTTTCAATTCTCAGACTTCTGGTTCCTGCTCACCCTTGGAATCATCAGTGTGGGAATCGGCCTGATCGACAACATCACCGGCGCATGGGGCACCCGCAAATACGGTGGAAGCCCGAAAGCCGCCTGGGGCGCTTTCTGGGGCAGCATTGTGGGCATCTTCCTGCCAATGGGCCTGATTGTGGGACCTCTGGGTGGGGCTTTTCTGGTCGAGATGTACGTCGAGAAGAAACCCGTGGATCAGGCGCTCAAAAGCGCATGGGGCACTTTGATCGGACTGGTGACAGGCATTGCCGCCAAAGTGGTCTTGCACATCCTGATCGGCATTTACGAGCTTTACAGGCTCTGGGACCCGTCAAGGGCCATCTTTTAA